Genomic window (Cloacibacillus sp. An23):
CCACTATCAGTATTTTCTGCCGTTCAGATGACATTTCCGCGCGCCTCCTTTCTTTTTCCCAATTTTAATATAGCGGCGCGCCTTTCTCCAGCGACGTAATCTTACAAAACCGCAAGGCGTGGCAAGAAAATAAAATCTTTCGCACGGCGCGCGTCATAACGGCGCAAGGCGCGCGCGGTAGATTATAAAGCGCCGGGGGAGGAAGCCCTCGGCGGAAAAAATACGAAAGACGCGGAGGGATATAAATGTACACGATAAAACAGGTCTCGGAGCTAACGGGGATTTCCGGCTATACGCTCAGGTACTACGACAAGGAGGGGCTCTTCCCAGACCTCGGACGCGACGACGGCAACAGGCGCGTATTCTCCGACGAGGACCTGAAAAGCGTCAGGACGATACAGACCCTCCGCGAGATGGGGCTGCCCATAGCGCGGATACGCGCCTTCGTCGAGGCGGGGCGCGGCGGGCGCGCGCTCGAGCGCCGCGGCGCGATAATAGCGGAGCAGATGGAACGCGCGAAATCCGAGCTCGAAGATATGAAAAAGAAAATAACGATGCTCTCGCGCGCGGCGGCCTACTATAAGGAAGAGCTCTCCAAAAGCGGCGCGCGCGGAGCGTCCACGATGGCGGCGTGACGCGCGGCGGACGGGCGGCAGAATCGGAAATTTCCGCGCGCGCGGCAAATGCGCGAAACGCGGACGGAACGGAAAAAACAGACGGAGGCAACGTCAACATGAACAGAACGGTGAGAATAGCCGCGGCGCTCGCGCTCGCGGCGGCGGCTGGGATATTCCTGTGGAACACGATGTGCGCGGGCGCGGCGCAGAACGTGCGGATAATAAAACACGACGAGCAGAAGGCCGCGCCGGTGTCGCCCGACAACTTCACGGGCGCGGCTGCGTCGAGAGGCTTCTTCCCGGCGAAGGAGATAGGCGTCTCGACCGGCGAGGTCACGTTCCCCGCCGGAGCGCGCACGGCGTGGCACACGCACCCGCGCGGACAGATGCTCATAATCACCTCGGGGCGCGGCCTCGTGCGCCAGTGGGGCGAGGCTCCGGTAGAGATGAACGAGGGCGACGCCGTGTGGATCCCCGCGAACGTCAAGCACTGGCACGGCGCGGCACCCGATTCCTCGATGAGCCACATAGCGATGGCCCCGCTCGACGAGGAAGGCCGCAGCAGCACGTGGATGGAAAAGACGAGCGGCGCGGACTATCCCGGCAAATAACGGACGCGGAGCGCGCCGTTCGGATATAGACTGAAAGACAAAAAATTCACGGAGGTAACTGATATGACAAGAATTTGCGCCCTTTTGGCGTTCGCCCTGATATTCGCCTGCGCTTCGGCGTCCTTCGCCGCTGACGATAAAAAGCTCTCGCCGAAGCAGCGCGCCATCGTGCCGATAGCGGCCTTCACAGCGAAGGGCGACATGCCGAAGCTGCACGCCGCGCTCGAAAAAGGCCTCGAAGCGGGCCTCACCGTCAACGAGATAAACGAAGTGCTGATACAGCTCTACGCCTACTGCGGCTTCCCGCGCAGCCTCAACGCGATAAACAACTTCATGGCGCTCGTAGACGAGCGCGCCGAGGCGGGGATAAACGACCCGCGCGGCGAAGAGCCGAAGACGCTTCCGCGAGACGCCGACCGCGACAAGATAGGCGGCGAGAACCGCAACAAGCTCGTGGGCCGCGTCTACAAGGCCGCGAACGCGGACTTCGCCCCCGGCATAGACGCCTTCCTCAAACAGCACCTCTTCGCCGACATCTTCGAGCGCGGCGTGCTGACGTGGCAGGAGCGCGAGCTCGCGACGATCTCCGCGCTCTCGACGATCGACGGGGCCGAGGCGCAGCTCCGCTCGCACACCGGCAACACCATGAACACCGGCGTGACGCCCGAACAGCTCGCCGGCTTCGTTGAAACCGTGAAGGCCGAGGTCGGAGACAAAGAGGGCGCGAACGCTCAGACGGCGCTCGAAGCCGCGCTTGAAGCGAGAAAATAGAGAAATTTTCCGAACGTCGGGAACGAACGCACAGAATCGGGCGCGAAGCCGAAAGGCCCAGCGCCCGATTCGCGTTTTTGCGCCGTGGTCTCCTGCGCTCGTCAGCCCGATTGATTCGGCAAAAGCTGCGCAGCTCCACAGCGTTCCGCGCCTGCGGCGCGAAGCGTGCCATACAGCGTTTTCGCCCGCATAGTGGGCCGGCTGCTGAATTATAGTGCTTTAACTTCTACATAAAAACACCGTCGTTCCGCGAATCTTCTGTACCCGATAAAGCGGGGCAGGCTCCGCGGAACCTCCATCCCAAACACAGAGGCCGAATGAAGCGCTATAGCTATAATAAACGGCTACAGGGTATGGGACGGAGGCTCCGCATAGCATGCCCCGCTTTACCGGGCAGAGCCTGCCCCACTTCATTGGGCACCGGGGATTTGTGGGGCGACATAATGTTTGATATAAAGTTAAATTAGTATAAATAAGTATAAATGGATAAACGGATTCAAACGCCCGTAAAAGAGCGCGGCCCAGAAGGGCCGCGCTCTCTGTGAATCTCTTTTCTCTTTTCGATTTTTTGATTTCCGCCGTTATTTCTTCTTCGTGCGAAGAACGAGCGGAATCAGAGCCAGCAGCGCGAGAGCGCCGAAGCCCGCGTTGCATCCGCTTCCGCCTCCGCCGCCGGACGTACCGGGCGTCGGCGGGGTTTCGGGAGTTTCCGTGGTTTCAGGCGTTTCGGGAGTTTCCGTGGTTTCAGGCGTTTCGGGGGTTTCAGGCGTTTCGGGAGTTACCGGAGCGGTCTCGCTCACCGTCACGTTGAAGGTGAACGTTTGTTTGCGGCTGTCGCCGTATTCGCCTGTGGACATGACCGTCGTGTATAAATACGCCGTGACAGTTATCTTCGCCGTTCCGGCGGCGACGCCCGTCACCGTTATGACTTTTCCGCCGGTATAGGAGACTGACGCCGTATCCATTTGGTCGCTTACGGCTTCGACTTTGCGCACCGCGCCGCTGTCGTCGAACGTGTCGTCGTTCGGGGAGGTGGAGAGCGTTATCGCCGCCGTTCCGCCCGGCGCTATTATCGCGTTGTCTATCGACGCGGAGAGCGTCGAGACGATTTTATCTGCGGCATCCTCCGTCGTTATCGGGGTTATGCCTTTACTGCCTCCGGTGCCGTTGCCCCCTCCGCTCAGATTGCTGTTTATGATGTCGGTCTTGAGGAATCCGCAGTTTTTCATAGTAATTTTGTTTTTGCCGTCTCCTACGACGCCGCCAACATAGCCGTTTCCGTTTACATCCCCAAGGTTCATGCAGTCATCCATCCATAACGTGTCATTACATACCCCCAGGATTCCGCCGGTAGAGTTGCGGCCGGATACTTCCGCTGTATTCGTGCAGTTCGTTACATAACCCCAGTTGCTAAAACCGACTATACCGCCTGTGTTATTGCCTCCGGTTACTTTACCGTTGTTCGTGCAGTTGATGGCGCGGCCTCCTCCGCTGTCGTTGCGCCCGAGTATTCCGCCAACGCAGTCGCCGCTGCCAGACACTTCCGCGTTATTCGTGCAGCCCGTTACGGGACTAACGCCAAAACTAATACCGACTATACCGCCTACCCGCCCTGTTCCGGTCACCTTGCCGTTGTTCGTGCAGTTGGAGACGGTACCGCCGCCGCCGATGTA
Coding sequences:
- a CDS encoding MerR family transcriptional regulator, producing MYTIKQVSELTGISGYTLRYYDKEGLFPDLGRDDGNRRVFSDEDLKSVRTIQTLREMGLPIARIRAFVEAGRGGRALERRGAIIAEQMERAKSELEDMKKKITMLSRAAAYYKEELSKSGARGASTMAA
- a CDS encoding cupin domain-containing protein is translated as MNRTVRIAAALALAAAAGIFLWNTMCAGAAQNVRIIKHDEQKAAPVSPDNFTGAAASRGFFPAKEIGVSTGEVTFPAGARTAWHTHPRGQMLIITSGRGLVRQWGEAPVEMNEGDAVWIPANVKHWHGAAPDSSMSHIAMAPLDEEGRSSTWMEKTSGADYPGK
- a CDS encoding carboxymuconolactone decarboxylase family protein, which translates into the protein MTRICALLAFALIFACASASFAADDKKLSPKQRAIVPIAAFTAKGDMPKLHAALEKGLEAGLTVNEINEVLIQLYAYCGFPRSLNAINNFMALVDERAEAGINDPRGEEPKTLPRDADRDKIGGENRNKLVGRVYKAANADFAPGIDAFLKQHLFADIFERGVLTWQERELATISALSTIDGAEAQLRSHTGNTMNTGVTPEQLAGFVETVKAEVGDKEGANAQTALEAALEARK
- a CDS encoding Synerg-CTERM sorting domain-containing protein, giving the protein MPYAGTFDGDGYTVSSLSIHSPSSSYIGFFGNVKGGTVKNLTVRTAETYSDDGGEYAMTGNQMVGIIAGNINDGARVENCAAYGSVSATNTSSCRVGGIVGRSDDTGAANSISGCVNYAVVHGSGERTGGITGYIGGGGTVSNCTNNGKVTGTGRVGGIVGISFGVSPVTGCTNNAEVSGSGDCVGGILGRNDSGGGRAINCTNNGKVTGGNNTGGIVGFSNWGYVTNCTNTAEVSGRNSTGGILGVCNDTLWMDDCMNLGDVNGNGYVGGVVGDGKNKITMKNCGFLKTDIINSNLSGGGNGTGGSKGITPITTEDAADKIVSTLSASIDNAIIAPGGTAAITLSTSPNDDTFDDSGAVRKVEAVSDQMDTASVSYTGGKVITVTGVAAGTAKITVTAYLYTTVMSTGEYGDSRKQTFTFNVTVSETAPVTPETPETPETPETTETPETPETTETPETPPTPGTSGGGGGSGCNAGFGALALLALIPLVLRTKKK